One region of Rhizoctonia solani chromosome 9, complete sequence genomic DNA includes:
- a CDS encoding aldo/keto reductase family protein, which yields MSLGFQHGYRHIDSAQMYRNENAVGQAVKESGLKREEIFITTKCASRSHGYEKTLAGVDESLSKFGFEYIDLFLIHDPLSGPVKRMETYKALLECRDKGKIKSIGVSNYGVKHLEEIKQAGLEAPTVNQIELHPWCQQKIVEYCEKNDIVVQAYCPIVRGEKWGHPALVELSKK from the exons ATGTCTCTTGGCTTTCAGCATGGCTATCG ACACATCGATTCCGCCCAAATGTACCGAAATGAGAATGCCGTGGGACAGGCGGTCAAAGAAAGTGGACTCAAGAGAGAGGAGATTTTTATCA CTACCAAGTGTGCCTCGAGGTCCCATGGCTACGAAAAGACTTTGGCTGGAGTTGATGAATCGCTATCGAAATTTGGATTCG AGTATATTGACCTCTTTCTCATCCACGACCCACTTTCTGGACCTGTAAAGCGAATGGAGACATACAAAGCGCTCCTGGAATGTAGAGATAAAGGAAAAATTAAGAGCATAGGCGTAAGCAACTA TGGAGTCAAACATCTCGAAGAAATCAAGCAAGCAGGCTTAGAGGCGCCGACGGTCAATCAGATTGAG CTTCATCCATGGTGCCAGCAGAAAATTGTGGAATATTGCGAGAAAAATGATATCGTTGTCCAAGCTTACTGCCCAATTGTACGTGGTGAGAAATGGGGACATCCTGCATTGGTAGAACTATCTAAGAAG TAA
- a CDS encoding cholesterol oxidase yields the protein MFREWCLQNRRWCLPFNVIMVEITFGGSNGPICHGAGLSTTTLSDLVAEFHYIDPHGNKKSISDPDQLRAASGCFGLLGICTAITLRLDAMSMAVMNPVKVPLVLAIPPPIGYKIPDVIDMSGVTPEDLEKARQEFVRRCEEDYYLEWFWYPLTKDVWVNTWKTYPSPFDALIQWGQGWLTEQIVNTDIFRSLSGRVQALLMGQVTLGAMPHIPDPKKAIRTLTSEALHFRRGIQNMRCLDSEWEIPIPEAPNNPGKRDHSSVQRAWWDAISVVYSRDDGPMRLALEMRLTGGSNMILAPQRGNNFGTTSIEVLTIPNTPRDQWQSFLQQVADAWTGYTDSNGTHLNSRPHWAKEWAGLTVRGQSIEQYLKEVAYKDAIPEFRAMLEKIATAQGTTVVEMRDRFGNPLLERLIF from the exons ATGTTTCGCGAATGGTGTCTTCAGAACCGTCGTTGGTGCTTGCCGTTCAACGTGATCATGGTCGAGATTACGTTTGGTGGATCCAACGGACCCATATGTCATGGTGCTGGGCTTAGTACCACTACGCTCTCCGATCTCGTCGCGGAGTTTCACTATATCGATCCTCACGGAAATAAGAAGTCAATCTCTGATCCCGACCAACTCAGGGCCGCCAGTGGTTGCTTTGGGCTACTAGGCATATGTACTGCAATCACCCTTCGGCTTGACGCGATGTCAATGGCGGTGATGAACCCGGTGAAGGTGCCTTTAGTCTTGGCAATTCCACCGCCTATTGGTTACAAAATTCCGGATGTAATCGATATGAGCGGGGTCACACCTGAGGATCTGGAAAAGGCTCGTCAGGAATTTGTCAGGAGATGCGAAGAGGACTATTATCTCGAATGGTTTTGGTATCCCCTTACCAAGGATGTCTGGGTCAATACTTGGAAGA CCTATCCAAGTCCATTCGACGCGTTGATTCAATGG GGACAAGGCTGGCTTACTGAGCAAATTGTCAACACGGACATATTTAGATCGCTCAGCGGACGCGTTCAGGCTCTACTAATGGGCCAGGTTACACTTGGGGCGATGCCGCATATACCCGATCCAAAGAAGGCTATCCGCACCCTTACAAGTGAGGCATTGCATTTTAGACGAGGAATTC AGAACATGCGTTGTCTTGACTCAGAATGGGAAATCCCGATCCCAGAGGCACCAAATAATCCAGGAAAGCGAGACCACAGCTCCGTTCAGCGTGCCTG GTGGGATGCGATCAGCGTCGTCTATTCGCGGGACGATGGTCCAATGCGCCTGGCTCTCGAAATGCGGCTTACAGGCGGCTCTAACATGATTCTCGCCCCGCAGAGAGGGAACAATTTTGGGACAACTTCAATTGAAGTTCTAACGATACCTAACACTCCGAGAGACCAGTGGCAATCATTTTTGCAGCAGGTAGCGGACGCGTGGACAGGATACACAGACTCCAACGGCACACATCTGAACTCTCGGCCGCATTGGGCCAAGGAGTGGGCGGGATTGACCGTACGTGGCCAATCTATTGAACAATATCTAAAGGAAGTGGCATACAAGGATGCAATACCTGAGTTTCGAGCTATGCTTGAGAAGATCGCAACTGCACAAGGAACAACAGTCGTGGAGATGCGAGATAGGTTCGGGAACCCGTTGTTAGAAAGACTAATATTTTAA
- a CDS encoding malic acid transport protein has product MGAFVASGPPGFTALALINLGRSAKEILPRYNLVSPMAGEIFYAASVMSALLLFGLAVFFFAFGASLLVQASQVPA; this is encoded by the exons ATGGGTGCATTTGTTGCGTCTGGTCCACCTGGATTCACCGCACTAGCACTCATTAATCTGGGACGCTCGGCAAAGGAAAT TCTTCCTCGGTATAATCTTGTATCGCCAATGGCAGGAGAAATCTTCTACGCTGCCAGTGTTATGAGTGCATTGCTTCTTTTTGGGCTAGCT GTCTTCTTTTTTGCATTTGGTGCTTCCTTATTGGTTCAAGCTTCACAAGTCCCTGCATGA
- a CDS encoding C4-dicarboxylate transporter/malic acid transporter, giving the protein MVSPYDGPQYSTIRRRIHGWSWQSFPIGMGTGAVYVLLSALNPHPTWVTYIEITFYILNMCLFSLNILMLSLQFIRRSFRRQFLRLSSDPVKGVFVPLSVLSFATIFIGTINYAVPVGIINADGVYVMFWVYVVLAVIVSFPMLMVWFNQPHDVTTFTPAWAFLIFPLMLTGIIALNALRVIQTSDPRALGILLIGYISKVS; this is encoded by the exons ATGGTCTCCCCTTATGATGGACCTCAGTACAGTACCATTAGACGGCGTATACATGGGTGGTCCTGGCAGTCG TTCCCGATCGGGATGGGTACAGGCGCCGTCTATGTCCTTTTATCTGCTCTTAACCCTCATCCAACCTGGGTCACATATATTGAAATCACATTCTACATTCTCAACATGTGTCTTTTCTCTTTGAACATTCTGATGCTGAGTCTTCAGTTCATAC GTCGCAGTTTTCGTCGTCAGTTTCTCCGGCTGTCATCAGATCCGGTCAAAGGTGTTTTTGTTCCCCTTTCTGTTCTTTCGTTTGCCACTATTTTTATTGGCACAATCAATTACGCGGTACCCGTGGGAATCATAAACGCTGATGGTGTTTATGTCATGTTCTG GGTATATGTGGTGCTAGCAGTCATTGTCTCGTTCCCGATGCTGATGGTGTGGTTCAATCAACCGCATGATGTTACAACCTTCACTCCAGCTTGGGCATTCCTG ATTTTCCCATTGATGCTCACTGGCATCATCGCTCTCAACGCTCTAAGAGTGATACAGACGTCTGATCCTCGCGCACTTGGAATTCTACTTATAGGATACATTTCCAAGGTATCGTAA
- a CDS encoding cholesterol oxidase, which yields MASLPETTPVNPQLRHEVVFNDLLRAIEESESSELNPLLRALRQEIPEEESEFHAWFSSMFKSILQRIDFEKIFDDDVPNSVKDFLREYARAPYEGAPSDKEPMLNYYLQLGSAQTSWLSAIPPPSPHFHHLATFLCRNIEPFPEILEADGKPMDRVRPGTKFENWGQTVENSPAYTFVARTEVGICNWSSGQRELRRRDFYSADNEVLVMLLPIKVLADLPSYSPPMEEIQTF from the exons ATGGCGTCTTTGCCTGAGACTACACCCGTCAACCCACAGCTTCGG CATGAGGTAGTCTTTAACGATCTACTTCGTGCCATAGAGGAATCCGAGTCGTCAGAGCTCAACCCTCTTCTCCGTGCTTTGCGTCAAGAGATACCCGAGGAAGAAAGCGAGTTCCATGCTTGGTTTTCCAGCATGTTCAAGTCGATACTTCAACGCATAGACTTTGAGAAGATTTTCGATGACGACGTGCCGAACTCAGTCAAAGACTTTCTCAGGGAATACGCACGCGCCCCATACGAGGGCGCCCCATCTGACAAGGAACCAATGCTCAACTA CTACTTGCAACTCGGTTCAGCGCAAACCTCGTGGCTCTCCGCTATCCCTCCCCCGTCACCACACTTCCACCATCTAGCCACTTTCCTATGCCGAAACATTGAGCCTTTCCCAGAAATACTTGAAGCAGATGGGAAGCCAATGGATCGGGTCCGACCAGGGACTAAATTCGAGAACTGGGGACAAACAGTCGAGAATTCCCCGGCTTATACGTTTGTTGCACGTACCGAGGTTGGAATATGCAATTGGTCAAGTGGGCAGCGGGAGCTAAGAAGAAG GGACTTCTATTCGGCCGATAATGAAGTCCTAGTTATGTTACTTCCCATCAAAGTGCTCGCCGATCTACCTTCGTATAGCCCAcctatggaagaaatccaaacATTCTGA
- a CDS encoding GMC oxidoreductase, producing the protein MGSLPKESKTAGADIFIAGSGPVGCTFARTILDRAEAAGKRIHIYMADVGSIDGRLIGGHLKNDLRYQIDSDLFSHVIDAALQKVSVAGKENRYSPYYNPNQKEALNVPDCAMTRTIGGMGTHWTCACPRPEPGERTESPLSKGEFDSLLKKAEDLLQVRDDQYDDQIRHIKVKKHLEESYDFKGRIRDLPLAVKRDENHCVTFGGPNTILGKWAEPANCCTDPDCKKNCLFSLRAEHKVIKLKCRRMSNFSYANEAVLLNLRNNELVTVVFNACVIALGAIGTPQLLLNSDGIEADTIPSLGRHLSEQSLWTCQVYLNDKSGEIGDEKPFPLSPSV; encoded by the exons ATGGGCTCCCTTCCAAAAGAATCCAAGACAGCTGGGGCGGATATTTTCATCGCTGGTAGTGGTCCGGTTGG ATGCACTTTTGCCCGTACAATACTTGACCGAGCGGAAGCTGCCGGAAAACGTATCCACATATACATGGCCGATGTTGGTTCAATCGATGGTCGCTTGATTGGAGGGCACCTGAAAAACGACTTAAG ATACCAGATCGACAGTGATTTGTTCT CTCACGTCATAGATGCAGCACTCCAGAAGGTTTCTGTTGCTGGCAAGGAAAATCGATATTCGCCATACTACAATCCGAATCAAAAAGAAGCTTTGAACGTTCCCGATTGCGCTATGACTAGAACCATAGGAGGGATGGGCACTCATTGGACCTGTGCTTGCC CCCGGCCAGAACCAGGAGAACGCACGGAGTCTCCCCTCTCAAAAGGAGAGTTCGATAGCCTACTAAAAAAGGCAGAGGACCTTCTCCAAGTGAGGGATGACCAATACGACGACCAAATCCGTCACATCAAGGTCAAAAAGCACTTGGAAGAGTCATATGACTTTAAGGGCCGCATTAGAGATCTTCCTCTAGCAGTGAAGAGAGACGAAAATCATTGCGTTACATTCGGAGGACCAAACACGATTCTTGGGAAATGGGCCGAACCTGCCAACTGTTGCACGGACCCCGATTGCAAGAAAAATTGTCTCTTTTCTCTACGTGCGGAGCACAAGGTCATTAAGCTCAAGTGTCGCAGAATGTCAAATTTTTCGTATGCCAATGAAGCCGTGCTCTTAAACCTAAGGAACAATGAGCTCGTGACCGTTGTTTTCAAC GCATGCGTGATCGCGTTGGGTGCCATTGGTACTCCTCAACTTCTCTTGAACAGTGATGGTATAGAGGCAGATACCATCCCTTCGCTGGGGCGGCATTTGTCGGAACAGTCACTGTGGACTTGTCAG GTCTATCTAAACGATAAATCCGGAGAAATAGGGGATGAAAAACCTTTCCCGTTGAGTCCCTCGGTGTAA
- a CDS encoding transporter protein Sec13, producing the protein MAAATGQDSVPIETHHDDMIHDAQLDFYGKRLATCSSDRTIKIFDVINGEPQRQQNAGVTLKGHTGPVWQVAWAHPKYGHILASCSYDGKVLIWKEQQGGQGGAGATTNTGYGQVPYGGAAAAGGAGNWARVKEHSLHTASVNSISWAPHELGAIVACASSDGKLSVLSFKNDGTWGADIFNAHNVGCNAVSWAPATLPGSLITPTPGVPNANPNAPPLPLKIWGFREDNQTWVEEEVLKGHTDWVRDVAWAPNIGLPRSYIATASQDRTVIIHSKATPTSAWTQTFLHPTSDANETKFPDVVWRVSWSLAGNILAVSCGDGKVTLWKENLKGGWECISEMAN; encoded by the exons ATG GCCGCAGCAACAGGGCAGGACTCTGTACCGATCGAGACCCACCACGATGACATGATC CATGATGCTCAATTAGATTTTTACGGAAAACGCCTGGCTACTTGTTCATCTGATCGCACAATTAAAATCTTTGACGTTATCAACGGCGAACCGCAACGACAACAAAATGCTGGGGTTACACTCAAGGGCCATACCGGTCCCGTGTGGCAAGTCGCATGGGCACATCCAAAATACGGACACATTCTTGCAAGTTGCTCCTACGACGGCAAGGTCCTGATCTGGAAGGAGCAGCAGGGCGGACAGGGAGGTGCTGGGGCAACGACCAACACGGGATACGGTCAGGTTCCGTATGGTGGAGCTGCTGCCGCTGGGGGAGCTGGGAACTGGGCCCGGGTAAAGGAGCACAGTTTGCATACTGCGTCTG TGAACTCTATATCCTGGGCTCCTCATGAGCTAGGCGCCATCGTTGCCTGCGCATCTTCAGATGGAAAACTATCGGTCTTGAGCTTCAAGA ATGATGGAACCTGGGGAGCCGACATCTTCAATGCTCACAACGTAGGATGTAATGCTGTCTCATGGGCTCCCGCAACCCTCCCAGGCTCGCTCATCACACCTACCCCTGGCGTTCCTAACGCAAATCCCAATGCTCCCCCTCTACCAC TCAAGATCTGGGGGTTCAG GGAGGACAACCAAACATGGGTTGAAGAGGAGGTGCTGAAAGGACATACCGACTGGGTTCGCGACGTCGCATGGGCGCCGAACATTGGGCTTCCAAGGTCATACATCGCGACTGCTTCCCAG GATCGTACGGTGATCATTCACTCGAAAGCAACTCCCACCTCTGCCTGGACTCAGACGTTCCTGCACCCAACCTCGGACGCAAACGAGACCAAGTTCCCGGATGTCGTCTGGCGCGTGTCGTGGAGTCTGGCGGGGAACATATTGGCAGTTAGCTGCGGAGATGGAAAGGTGACGCTGTGGAAAGAAAACCTGAAGGGTGGATGGGAGTGCATAAGTGAGATGGCAAACTAG
- a CDS encoding GMC oxidoreductase: MVEDMKRAASVLGEIIDPSEPKQQPYGAALHVTGTTRIGRGGKDCEQHSVADENSLVHNWTNLYVGGNGVIPDATACNPTLTSVAYAIKSAEFIARTH; this comes from the exons ATGGTGGAAGATATGAAACGTGCAGCCAGCGTACTTGGGGAGATCATCGATCCTTCTGAGCCTAAACAGCAG CCGTACGGTGCGGCACTACACGTTACG GGGACAACTCGAATTGGTCGGGGCGGGAAGGATTGTGAACAACACTCGGTTGCAGACGAAAACTCGTTAGTTCATAATTGGACCAATCTATATGTTGGGGGGAATGGCGTGATCCCCGATGCAACTGCTTGCAATCCTACCCTCACTAGT GTTGCCTATGCTATCAAGTCTGCTGAATTTATTGCTAGGACCCACTGA
- a CDS encoding peptidase C14 codes for MSFMMSLRASLARPKAKLKKVWPFESKDTDPASQTTRTDPNTKEASESGAWTAVRAMLTAAESGAEWCGPLKTAIGGLIEWVELYERECDIREDKNELRAKLEPLLQDLAKHMECPSGFVSTGSVKQIFEDITNEANKATEKQTLTPGRRLQDILKGADEILDCYRRIDEHLQRLMLNVSLSTLKTVNEQSMESRLAKMSSVKSAFYDSGQVKRGGCAPETRKEQIELLMTWARTPGSGRTCWMNGMAGTGKTTIAYTVCERLGSQLGASFFCSRTIPECRQVNYIIPCIAYQLARFSVPFRHALDSVLEVDPDAHCRTLKQQYERLIVKPMIEVRGSLPSDVIVVIDALDECEDQESVGMILDLLLSPGYDLPVRFLVSSRPESEIYDRMAARTDGSDDTPLVLHDLEAETVRADIKTYMLHELRSISLTDYQWSAILDRCGGLFIYASTVCRFIMQGHRSHTLHEAIQTITDSPSIPVHGANPIDRLYLTILTRAFEMTEQSKENVRRMKAVLETVICAVEPMTLDAIRPLRSVLNVVKDREVVTTLHASFPDFMLSADRSGGFHCDPAMRHAEIASACLRTIDRTMPNFNICCLPSSYLLDSEVDDLSERMRRSISPGLVYASRYWSTHLYLSEHRAELENAVSNLFTQRLLLWLEIINLSGYIRHAVNIVQRAERWCKNITEISHDAEQFVSIYANHPVSLSTPHIYVSMLPFWPRTRPISAAYMARTAGFVEPKGTVMSQRNLALMATWKVSSGPVNSMSLSADGARLAITTSDNINILDASTGEIIDSLANQLTQGVSCAAISPNGTQVAFGGAGSTLQLWDVKGVIPSRHFLQFVIRALAPLPSPPTALTSLPLGPLKGHTEQVTSVTFSLTTRTSHRGHATTRFVSGTYEPAIQLAVLLRVIQVRSTQSRLTILGPLTTHLDWVTSVTFSPNAAFIASGSWDKSIQVYDALTGSTVLGPLQGHIHYVNSVIFSPDSSHLFSCSDDGTVRLWNVQVAVAPAPLSPSWGLSGPFGSVRYSHNGLRIVSGSQDGTIHIWKVQTGELVLGPLSGHDDAISCVGYSLCDKYIASASLDDTLRIWDSETGKDIHGPIQGHNDSVRCIRFSPAETVVASGSDDGSIRLWDFKSAKCVMVLFKADSPVWSVGFSPDGQYVASGLGDGTIRVIDRNTGNTVVGPIHGHRKSVTSIEFSPNGTHIVSSSDERSVRIWDRQTGRQILVCGEGDIPHDSFVSCVGFSPNGRYIASGSPRGAVQVWDAQTGDMIFSPHTRHSKRVRDVQFSPDSSHIVSCSSDGTIRFWNLVGWVINTPQPETIADKEHVVRNSRDGSKAANSWSLDDDGWVFNLHNHRLVWVPSDLRVLLPIPPHNLDIQ; via the exons ATGTCTTTCATGATGTCCCTGCGTGCCTCTCTTGCGCGCCCGAAGGCCAAACTGAAGAAAGTATGGCCTTTCGAGTCGAAAGATACAGACCCCGCCTCGCAGACCACGAGGACCGATCCTAATACGAAAGAGGCGTCAGAATCGGGAGCCTGGACCGCGGTCAGAGCTATGCTTACCGCCGCTGAGTCTGGTGCTGAATGGTGTGGCCCACTGAAAACAGCGATCGGTGGGTTGATTGAATGGGTGGAGCTCTACGAG CGCGAGTGCGATATACGCGAAGATAAAAATGAGCTACGCGCAAAGCTTGAGCCATTATTGCAAGATCTCGCTAAGCATATGGAGTGTCCGAGTGGGTTTGTGTCGACAGGTAGTGTCAAGCAGATATTCGA AGATATAACAAACGAAGCAAACAAAGCCACAGAAAAGCAGACTTTGACCCCAGGGAGGCGGCTGCAGGATATACTGAAAGGGGCGGACGAGATACTCGACTGCTACCGGCGAATCGACGAGCACCTTCAGCGATTGATG CTCAATGTCAGTCTGAGCACGCTCAAAACGGTCAACGAGCAATCCATG GAGTCGCGACTCGCCAAGATGTCGTCCGTCAAGTCTGCGTTTTACGACTCGGGGCAGGTCAAGCGAGGTGGCTGTGCTCCGGAAACACGCAAAGAACAAATCGAGTTGCTCATGACATGGGCGCGTACACCAGGCTCTGGTAGAACATGCTGGATGAACGGCATGGCTGGCACAGGCAAGACTACGATCGCATATACCGTGTGTGAGAGGCTCGGCAGCCAGCTGGGAGCCAGCTTCTTCTGTTCTCGGACGATCCCAGAGTGTCGGCAAGTCAACTATATTATACCGTGTATCGCCTACCAGCTCGCTCGATTCTCTGTCCCATTTCGCCATGCCCTTGACAGCGTCCTGGAAGTGGACCCCGACGCGCACTGTCGAACGCTGAAGCAGCAATATGAGAGGCTGATAGTGAAACCAATGATAGAAGTACGAGGGTCACTACCGTCGGATGTTATCGTTGTGATCGATGCCTTGGATGAATGCGAAGACCAAGAAAGTGTTGGCATGATTCTCGACCTGCTTTTGTCGCCCGGCTACGACCTCCCCGTTCGCTTCCTTGTGTCAAGTCGACCAGAGAGCGAGATCTATGACCGCATGGCGGCTAGGACAGATGGATCGGACGATACGCCACTGGTACTACATGACCTAGAGGCGGAGACCGTCAGGGCCGACATCAAGACATACATGCTTCATGAGCTACGATCTATTAGCCTAACAGACTATCAGTGGTCTGCTATCCTTGACCGATGTGGAGGACTGTTTATATACGCGTCAACTGTGTGTCGCTTCATCATGCAGGGTCACAGGTCACATACACTCCACGAGGCAATCCAGACGATCACAGACTCACCATCGATACCGGTGCACGGGGCAAACCCTATTGACAGACTATACCTCACGATCTTGACCAGGGCATTCGAAATGACCGAACAGAGCAAAGAGAATGTACGGCGAATGAAAGCTGTGCTGGAGACGGTGATATGTGCGGTCGAGCCGATGACGCTGGACGCAATTCGG CCTCTACGGTCGGTGCTGAACGTGGTGAAGGATAGGGAGGTAGTGACTACCCTACATGCGTCTTTTCCAGACTTTATGCTGTCCGCTGATCGATCTGGCGGATTTCATTGTGACCCCGCAATGCGACATGCTGAGATAGCTAGCGCCTGCCTGCGTACGATTGATAGGACAATGCCCAACTTCAACATATGCTGCCTACCTTCATCTTACCTGCTTGACAGTGAGGTGGATGACCTGAGTGAACGAATGAGGAGGTCGATCTCGCCCGGGCTAGTTTATGCCAGTCGCTACTGGTCAACGCATTTATATCTGAGCGAACACCGAGCCGAGCTAGAGAATGCAGTTAGCAACCTGTTTACGCAAAGGCTGCTGCTTTGGCTGGAGATCATCAATCTATCAGGCTACATCCGCCACGCTGTTAATATCGTACAACGGGCCGAGAGGTGGTGCAAG AATATAACAGAGATCAGCCATGATGCCGAGCAGTTTGTctcaatatatgctaatCACCCAGTATCGCTCAGCACCCCGCATATATACGTCTCGATGCTTCCATTCTGGCCACGAACTCGACCAATCTCGGCCGCATATATGGCAAGGACAGCCGGGTTTGTCGAGCCAAAAGGGACGGTGATGAGCCAGAGAAATCTGGCACTAATGGCTACTTGGAAGGTTTCAAGCGGGCCGGTCAATTCGATGAGTCTGTCGGCTGATGGAGCTCGACTCGCAATCACTACCTCGGACAACATCAATATACTCGACGCTTCTACGGGTGAAATCATAGACAGTCTCGCCAACCAGCTCACACAAGGGGTCAGCTGTGCTGCCATATCACCCAATGGAACTCAAGTGGCGTTTGGTGGCGCTGGTTCTACGTTGCAGCTATGGGATGTGAAAGGGGTGATACCATCAAGGCATTTCCTTCAATTTGTGATTCGGGCATTGGCTCCGTTGCCTTCTCCTCCAACGGCTCTGACGTCGCTT CCGCTTGGTCCGCTCAAAGGACATACTGAACAAGTCACTTCGGTCACCTTCTCCCTGACCACTCGCACCTCGCATCGGGGTCATGCGACAACACGATTCGTATCTGGGACGTACGAACCGGCCATCCAATTGGCCGTCCTTTTACGGGTCATACAAGTACGGTCAACTCAGTCTC GACTGACTATTCTTGGGCCGCTCACAACACATTTGGACTGGGTTACCTCTGTTACCTTTTCTCCTAACGCTGCTTTCATTGCTTCCGGATCATGGGATAAGAGCATTCAAGTGTACGATGCGCTCACCGGCAGCACAGTTCTCGGACCTCTACAGGGGCATATCCACTACGTTAATTCGGTTATATTCTCTCCTGATAGCTCCCATCTGTTCTCTTGCTCGGACGATGGGACGGTCCGCTTATGGAACGTGCAAGTCGCAGTCGCACCCGCCCCCCTATCGCCGTCTTGGGGCCTTTCTGGTCCTTTTGGGTCCGTCAGATACTCGCATAATGGGCTCCGAATCGTCTCTGGCTCTCAAGATGGAACAATTCACATATGGAAAGTGCAGACAGGAGAGCTAGTCCTGGGGCCGCTGAGTGGCCACGACGATGCGATTTCGTGCGTTGGCTATTCACTATGCGATAAATATATCGCATCTGCTTCACTGGACGACACTTTGCGCATCTGGGACTCAGAGACCGGAAAAGATATTCATGGACCAATCCAAGGACATAACGACAGCGTGCGCTGCATACGGTTTTCTCCGGCCGAAACAGTGGTCGCATCAGGCTCAGATGACGGCTCAATTCGCCTATGGGATTTCAAGAGCGCGAAGTGCGTTATGGTGCTATTTAAAGCCGACTCACCGGTTTGGTCGGTCGgattctctcctgatggccAATACGTTGCCTCTGGCTTAGGAGATGGAACGATAAGAGTGATAGACAGAAATACAGGCAACACTGTTGTCGGTCCAATACATGGTCACCGTAAAAGCGTCACTTCGATTGAGTTCTCGCCAAACGGCACGCACATCGTCTCAAGCTCTGATGAAAGATCAGTGCGAATATGGGACAGGCAGACTGGACGTCAGATTCTAGTATGTGGTGAGGGTGACATACCACATGACTCTTTCGTGAGCTGTGTTGGATTCTCCCCTAACGGTCGGTATATCGCATCTGGTTCTCCTAGGGGGGCTGTGCAAGTGTGGGATGCTCAGACGGGGGACATGATATTCAGTCCACACACGAGACACAGCAAAAGGGTACGAGACGTACAGTTCTCTCCTGACAGTTCACATATCGTCTCATGCTCATCCGACGGCACTATCCGGTTCTGGAACCTAGTGGGCTGGGTAATAAATACGCCACAACCCGAGACAATTGCAG ATAAAGAACATGTAGTCAGGAATAGTCGGGATGGTAGCAAAGCAGCCAATTCATGGTCCCTCGATGATGATGGTTGGGTATTTAACCTGCATAATCACCGATTGGTATGGGTTCCATCCGATCTTCGTGTCTTGCTTCCCATTCCTCCTCATAACCTTGATATCCAGTGA